Below is a genomic region from Citrobacter telavivensis.
ACAATCAGGCCGTCCAGTGGTTGTCACGTTTACGAGAGCCCCCGCATCGGGTAGGGTAATCTCCAGGAATCCGAATCATATCACCCACTTTGGTGATTTCAGCGATTAATGTCTATGATTAATGAGGCGATGGGGTCACCCTGTCGCTTTATCACTGGATCATCGTTTCTGAATTCATGGGGACGAGTCACAATGGAAGGTTCAAGAATGAAATACCGCATCGCTTTCGCAATTTCCCTTTTCGCTCTCAGTGCCGGCAGCTACGCCAACACCCTCTGCCAGGAAAAAGAGCAGGATATTCAACGGGAAATCAGCTACGCCGAAAAACACAACAACCAGAACCGTATTAATGGGCTGAAAAAAGCGCTCAGCGAAGTCAGGGCCAACTGTACTGACAGCAAGCTGCGCGCCGATCATCAGGAAAAAATTGCGGAACAGAAGGAAGAGATTGCCGAACGTCAGCGCGATCTCGCTGAAGCGAAGCAAAAAGGCGATGCGGACAAAATTGCCAAACGCGAGCGCAAGCTGGCGGAAGCCCGGGCTGAACTCAAAGAGCTCGAGGCTCGCGACTACTAAGCATCAGACCACTTACTCACCTGGAGAATACTATGTCGAAAGAAAACACATCGGAACATCTGCGCGCTGAGTTGAAATCCCTGGCCGATACGCTGGAAGAGGTGCTGAACTCCTCTGGCGATAAATCGAAAGAAGAGTTGAGTAAGATCCGCAGCAAAGCCGAGCGCGCGCTGAAAGAGAGCCGCTATCGCCTCGGTGAAACGGGCGATGCCATTGCCAAACAGACGCGTGAAGCCGCTGCGCGTGCTGACGACTATGTGCGCGAAAATCCGTGGACCGGCGTCGGGATTGGCGCGGCTGTGGGCGTCGTGCTGGGCGTTCTGCTGTCGCGTCGTTAATGATGGCGGATCCTCATCACGCACAAGGGCCCGGGAAAAGCGTTCTGGGTATCGGGCAGCGGATTGTCACTATCCTCGTTGAGATGGTGGAAACCCGGTTGCGTCTGGCAGTGGTCGAGCTGGAAGAAGAAAAGGCTAACCTCTTTCAGCTCCTGCTGATGCTGGGACTCACCATGCTCTTCGCTGCATTTGGTTTGATGAGCCTGATGGTGTTAATCATCTGGGCCGTCGACCCGCAGTATCGGCTCAATGCGATGATCGCCACCACGGTCGTTCTGCTGGCTCTGGCGCTGATTGGCGGAATATGGACGCTGCGAAAAGCGCGGCGCTCCACATTGTTACGTCATACCCGCCATGAACTGGCGAATGACCGGCAATTGCTCGAGGAGGAGAGTCGTGAGCGGTAAAGGTGAACGTGCACAACGTAAGGCCCGACTGCTTCGTGAGATCCAACAGCAACGGCTGGATCTTTCAGCCAGTCGTCGTGACTGGCTGGAAGCCACGGGCGCTTACGATCGCGGCTGGAACACGCTGCTGAGTTTGCGCTCGTGGGCGCTGGTCGGCAGCAGCGTGATGGCGGTCTGGACGATTCGCCACCCTAACCTGCTCGTGCGTTGGGCAAGGCGTGGGGTCGGCCTCTGGAGCGCATGGCGGCTGGTCAAAAAGACGCTGCGCTCGCCTGTCGCCTGATGGCGCTTCGCTTATCAGGCCTACGCACTCGACCTCTCCCTACTTCACCTGATGGCGCTTCTCTTATCCGACTCTCGCACTCAATATGTAGGCCAGATAAGGCGTAGCCGCCATCTGGCTTACGCACTCGACCTCTCCCTACTTCACCTGATGGCGCTTCTCTTATCCGACTCTCGCACTCAATATGTAGGCCAGATAAGGCGTAGCCGCCATCAGGCCTACGCACTCGACCTCTCCCTACTTCACCTGATGGCGCTTCTCTTATCCGACTCTCGCACTCAATATGTAGGCCAGATAAGGCGTAGCCGCCATCTGGCTTACGCACTCGACCTCTCCCTACTTCACCTGATGGCGCTTCTCTTATCCGACTCTCGCACTCAATATGTAGGCCAGATAAGGCGTAGCCGCCATCTGGCTTACGCACTCGACCTCTCCCTACTTCGCCGCATGGCGCTTCTCTTATCCGACTCTCGCACTCAATATGTAGGCCGGATAAGGCGTAGCCGCCATCCGGCAACTGCAATACCGCGCCACTACAAAATCAAAATTTTTGAAGATTACTGACAGTTTTCCTTGCTAACAATTCTCATTCTTCACGCTTATGATTCTCTCCATCGACAGCAATGACGCGGAACACCGCGAAATTGCACTAAAAAACAAAATCAGCAGTTGTGTGGTTTCCTGGAGAGAAGAATGAAAAAATTAGAAGATGTTGGTGTACTGGTAGCGCGTATTCTGATGCCAATCCTGTTTATTACCGCAGGTTGGGGAAAAATCACCGGTTACGCCGGTACTCAACAGTATATGGAAGCGATGGGCGTTCCGGGATTCCTGCTGCCACTGACCATTTTGCTCGAGTTTGGCGGCGGTCTGGCGATTCTGTTCGGTTTCCTGACCCGTACCACCGCGCTGTTTACCGCAGGCTTCACGCTGTTGACCGCGTTTATCTTCCACAGTAACTTTGCTGAAGGCGTTAACTCGCTGATGTTCATGAAAAACCTGACCATCGCTGGCGGTTTCCTGCTGCTGGGTATTACCGGTCCGGGCGCATTCAGTATCGACCGCGTACTGAACAAAAAGTGGTAAGCGCTCTATAATGAATGAAAAGAACGAGGGGATTTTCTCCTCGTTTTTGCTATCTGAGGGAAAGAAATCATGGGACAACTGATCGACGGCGTCTGGCATGACACCTGGTATGATACCAAATCCACCGGGGGAAAATTTCAACGTTCTGTATCGGCATTCCGTAACTGGCTCACCGCGGATGGCGCGCCTGGTCCTTCCGGCGAAGGCGGTTTTGCTGCGGAAAAAGACCGCTATCACCTGTATGTTTCACTCGCCTGTCCATGGGCGCACCGTACGTTAATCCTGCGTAAGCTCAAGGGACTGGAGCCGTTTATCTCGGTCTCAGTTGTGAATCCATTGATGCTGGAAAACGGCTGGACTTTTGACGATGATTTCCCGGCGGCCACGGGTGATACCTTATATCAGCACGAATTTCTGTATCAGCTTTACCTGCACGCCGATCCCCATTACAGCGGTCGCGTGACCGTGCCAGTGCTGTGGGATAAAAAGAACCATACAATTGTCAGCAATGAATCCGCTGAAATTATTCGCATGTTCAATACGGCGTTTGATGCGCTGGGCGCAAAAGCCGGGGACTACTATCCCCCTGAACTGCGCAATAAAATCGACGAACTGAACAGCTGGATTTATGACAACGTTAACAATGGCGTCTATAAAGCGGGTTTTGCCACCAGCCAGCAAGCCTATGACGACGCCGTAGAAAACGTCTTTACCGCGCTGGCGCGACTGGAGCAGATCCTCGGCCAGCATCGCTATCTGACGGGCAATCGGCTAACAGAGGCGGATATTCGTTTGTGGACAACGCTCGTCCGCTTTGATCCGGTGTACGTCACGCATTTCAAATGCGACAAGCATCGCATTAGCGACTATCTCAACCTGTACGGTTTCCTGCGCGATATTAACCAGATGCCGGGCATCGCGGAAACGGTCAATTTTGACCATATTCGCAACCACTATTTCCGCAGCCATAAGACCATTAATCCGACGGGCATTATTTCCATTGGCCCGTGGCAGGATCTCAACGAACCACACGGGCGTGAAGGCCGTTTCGCTGAGTGAATCCAGGTACCCTTCAGGGTGCCTCAGTCCGCTGACAAAGAAGGAAAAACGGGGTTTTTCCTTCTTTGTGGTTATCAGCCGAAAATCAATGAATTGATTTTCCTGGCGTTTAATTAGGCGCTCTCTGCTTGTCCAGTATCGGGATGAGGTTTGTCATCACTCTCCAGGCACCTTTCAGGGTGCCTTATTAATTCATTATTCAAATATTTACCATCTAATCATTCGCAACTACTCTTATTTTGATTGCTTTTAAAACAAGTGATTGTCATAAGGTTGAGGCGAAAATGGACTGGTATATAAACGTTTTACGCAATTATGTCGGTTTCGGCGGTCGGGCCCGCCGCAAAGAGTTCTGGATGTTTATTCTGGTCAACATCATCTTCGCGTTCGTACTGGGCGTTCTGGATAAGATGTTTGGCTGGCAGCGTGCCGGAGGAGAAGGGGTACTGACGACGATTTACGCGATCCTCGTCTTTTTACCCAGTTGGGCCGTTCAGTTCCGGCGTCTGCACGATACCGATCGAACCGCCTGGTGGCTGTTATTGTTAGTGATTCCTGTCATCGGCTGGCTGGTGATCATCATCTTTAGCTGTCAGGACGGCACGCCCGGCGAAAACCGCTTCGGACCTGACCCTAAACAAAACGAAATGCGTTGAGTGGCTTCGGGGCAATCGGTTTGCCCCGAATATGATAATCCTGAAGAAAAGCGTCGTTTATTTCCTGGCAAACAGTTTTGGAATTTCACGCAGACACCAGGCTTTAGCTTCACCCATACTGTCTCGCCGCCAGGCCATAATGATGTCAATCTCACTGGTCGATTCCGGACTGACCACGCGCAGTCGCCCTTCGGCAATATCCTGTTCCACCAGCGGATAAGGCATCGTCGCCACCCCTAATCCTGCCAGCAACGCCTGACGCTTGTCTTCGATGGTACTGACGGTGAGGCGCGCTTGTTTATCCAACAGTTGTACCGTTAATACCGGACGTTCACGCGCGGTATCCGCGACCGCGACGCCGCGATACTTCACGCGCGTCACTTCCGACAGCGGTTCCGGCTCCTGATGAATCGGGTGATCCGGTGCGGCAACATAGACGTTCATCAGGGTATAAAGCTTGCGGGAGTTAATTTCAGACGACGAGCGAAAGTGCATGTCCGGAGCCACCACGATATCCGCCCTGCCCTGTTCCAGCCGCTCCCATGCCCCTGCCAGCACTTCGGTGATCACCGAAAGCTGCGTATTGGCTTTGAGGGCCAGTTTATCGATGAGCGGGAAAAAGGCCGGGGTTGGCACCAGCGCCTCGGTCACAATCGTCAGATGCGTCTCCCACCCTCGCGCCAGCGCCTCAGCGTCCGTGGTGAGCTTATCAGCCGCCTCCAGCAGCACGCGCCCTCTTTCCAGCAGCATGCGCCCAACGTTAGTAAATTTTGTACGATGCCCGGAGCGGTCAAACAGCACGACATCCAACTCTTCTTCCAGCTTCTGCATGGTGTAGCTGAGTGCAGACGGCACGCGTCCCAGTTCATCTGCCGCTGCAGCAAAGCTACCGCGGCGATCTATCGCGTCCATTACGCGTAATGCCTCAAGCGTTAATGCCCTTTCTTTGGCCATATCGTTCTCATTCAGGAAATTTGAACATACCGGGCAGAATATCTGGCTAACAATGCAGCGTCCAGCCCCTTAACATAAAAGGAAGTAAAGAGAGGTCAAGAACTATGATTACTACCCGAACAGCCAAACAATGCGGACAAGCAGACTACGGATGGCTGCAGGCCCGTTACACCTTCTCCTTTGGACACTATTTCGACCCGAAACTGCTGGGCTACGCGTCGCTGCGCGTGCTCAATCAGGAAGTGCTGGCGCCCGGCGCGTCTTTCCAGCCGCGCACCTGGCCAAAGGTGGACGTGCTCAATCTGATTCTCGAGGGCGTTGCTGAGTACCGTGACAGTGAAGGCAACCATGTGCAGGCCCAGGCGGGTGAAGCATTACTGCTCGCGGCCCAGCCAGGCATCAGCTACAGCGAGCATAATGTCAGCAAAGACAAGCCGCTTACGCGTATGCAGTTGTGGCTCGACGCCTGTCCTGAGCGCGAGAATGCCCTGGTGCAAAAGATGAAACTGACAAAGGCTAAACAGCAGTTGATCGCGTCACCCGACGGCGAGAACGGCAGCCTGCAGCTGCGCCAGCAGGCGTGGGTACACCAGATCGAGCTGAATCAGGGCGAGTCGCTGAGTTTTCAGCTCCACGGCCCGCGCGCCTACCTGCAGTCGATTCACGGCACCTTTCACGCCGTTACTCACGATGAAGCGCGCGAAGCGTTGACCTGTGGCGACGGAGCCTTTATTCGTGATGAAGATAACATAACGCTCGTTGCCGATACGCCGTTGCGGGCTTTGCTGATAGATTTGCCGGTGTAATGGGTAATGGAGTTACGTATGAGTAAGAAAGCGAAAAAACAGGCCCCGACCGTCAAATCCGACGTTGCACAGACGCCTCCCGCCCCTCGTGCTTTTGGCTACGAGGAGATGTTGACCGAGCTGGAAGCGATTGTTTCCGATGCCGAAGTTCGGTTAGCTGAAGAGGACGAAATCGCCTGAGGCCCGTTGCCGGATGACGGCGCAAGCGCCTTATCCGGCCTACAAACGTGTTTTACCGTAGGCCCGATAAGCGAAGCGCCATCGGGCACTCAAACATCCGGTTAATGCGCTTTACGCGCCATGATCTCGATAATCTGTTTGTCCGTCTGCTGCATTGAATGACATGCCAGCGCGCACAGGTTAGCAATAGACTGTTCCACGTTGTGCGCCACAATCCCCTCGTTACCCGTGACCGCCGTATCGTCCAGCGCCATCAGCACCGCCTTCCACGCCGCAGAGGCACTGGTAGAGACTTTCATCGCGCAACTGTTGGATGCCCCATCGCAAATCATTCCACTTACATCGCCAATCATGCTGCTGATCGCCATCGAAATCGTGCTGTAGCGTCCTTCATCGACCAGCCAGGCCATCCCTGCCGCTGCGCCCATCGCGGCGGTCGTTGCCGCACACAGCGCCGACAGACGCGGGAGCTGATGGTGTATATAGATAGCACTCAGATGGGAAAGCATCAGCGCACGCGCCAGTTTCTCGTCGTCCGCGCCAAAGTGCTCGGCGACAACCATCACCGGTACCGTGGCGGTGATCCCCTGATTGCCTGAGCCGGAGTTGCTCATGGCAGGCAGCGTCGCCCCGCCCATGCGCGCATCCGACGCCGCGCTGGTTCGGATGAGGATCGCCGTCGAGAGATCGTTTGCCAGCAGACCGCGCGCGCACTGCTTTTCCATCGTTGCGCCAATGTGCAGTCCCCAGTTTCCCCGCAGCCCTTCCTGCGACAACGCGCCGTTGAGTCTGGCGGCGTCGAGAATAAAACGGATGGCGTCAAACGGCACCGTATTCACAAACGCCAGAATCTCTTCCAGCGAGGTCTCAGAAAGCACCGCCAGCGGCGATTCCTGCGCCTCGCTGTTGGCATTCGCTTGTTGAGAAAACTTCACGCCGGTGTGGGTTTCGATACGCACAATGTGGGTATGACCGCCAACAATAGTGACGCACGCCCAGCTGTCCTGGCTATAGACCTTCGCCCGGGAAAACAGGATGTCGTCACAGGGCTGCTGCAACATCACCGATACCTTGCCGGCTTTCAGCATCGCCTTCGCATCGTCAATCGCCTGTGCAGAGGCATCTTTCAACACCTCCAGTCCGGCGCTGGGGTCTCCCCCCAGCGCCCCCAGCGCAGCGGCAATGGGCAGCCCAACCATGCCGGTTCCCGGCACCGTCACCCCCAATCCGTTTTTCATCAGATTGGGCGAGACCCAGGCATCGATTCGCTCCACCGCACCATTCAGTTCAGAGGCCGCCACCGCCGCAGCCAGCGCAAGGGAAACGGGTTCCGTACAGCCCAGCGCCGGTTTCACCTCCTCCTTTACTGCGCGGATGAAACGCGACCACAACGGATTTTTTATCGTCTCAGACATAACAACAACCTTCAGGATAAATCAGGAAAAAGCCAGGAACGGAGATACGCACAGCAGCAAACCGGTGACGATAATCAGATACAGCGACGCCCCTTTGTATTTGTGCAGTGCAGGAACTTTGTAGACCAGCCAGGCGGGGATCAAACATCCCACCATGCCGAAAATAGGGCTACAAATCGACGTAAAACTCAGAACCGGCGCGTTGAGCACAATAGCGCTCCAGGCCAGTAAAATGGCAAACAGCATGATGCCGCGCTGCACCAGCGTTTCATTGATCTTCTCAGCAGGCAGTTTGCGGCGCAGGATGTTCATCGCAATCCCCTGCGTGGCTTCGCGGAAACCTAAGTAGACGCCAAAGAATGCAGTCATCACGGCGAAAATGTTCAGGATGACACTCACGACTTTCACCCAACCGGCGCCTGCGCCGCTGATGAACTGTGCGGCAATCGCCAGAGCGGAAATATTCTGCTCATAGGCTTTAACCGCTTCATCGTGTCCCATTGCCAGCGTAAAGGAGACGGCGTAGAAGAAGACGGTGACAAACAAAATGCCGAAGGCAATGTTCATGGCGCGTAGCGCTTTATGACGTGCTACCTCGACGGATTTCTCACGGGAGCGGTAGGAGATCACCATCGGGCTCAGGGTCTGGATAAACAGGATCGAAGTCAGGGTAAACGGCAGCGTGATAATCGCGTTCTTCACCAGCAACCCCATCGGCGGCAATGCGCCAATATTGTACAGATGCCACATGCCAACCATCGACACACCCAGTGCCGCCACGACCAGCAGTTTGGTCAGCACCATACCGGTAGAGATTTTGAACAGCAGTTTCTCACCGCGCGAGGAGATAGCAACGAGAATGCAGATCAGCACCAGCCCATAGAAGGGATTATCGGACAGAAGCCCTTCTGTCACGCCAAAGGTATGCAGATAGGAAGCGCTGTCGTTGGTGATGGCCGTGGAATAGACGAACATCCAGATGACCAGCATCACGAAGTACAGCGCGCCTAACAGGATGCCCCAGTTTTTCCCCAGATACCCGCTGATGACGCTGGGATAGTCTTTGCATTCCGGGGATTCCGCCAGCGTATTGATAAACAAACGCTGAAACAGATACATGGCGGGATAACCGATAATCGATGAGAGCAAGAAGACCCACAGTCCCATCAAACCGACCTGAACCGGGAGAAAAACAATCCCCGCGCCAATCGCCATCCCGATACTCATAATTACCCAACCGGTGTCGGTGCTGTCGAATTTAATCGCTTCCCGCCACTCACTCTCTGTCATGCCAGCCCGGCGCGCTGGGGCGC
It encodes:
- a CDS encoding glutathione S-transferase family protein, which translates into the protein MGQLIDGVWHDTWYDTKSTGGKFQRSVSAFRNWLTADGAPGPSGEGGFAAEKDRYHLYVSLACPWAHRTLILRKLKGLEPFISVSVVNPLMLENGWTFDDDFPAATGDTLYQHEFLYQLYLHADPHYSGRVTVPVLWDKKNHTIVSNESAEIIRMFNTAFDALGAKAGDYYPPELRNKIDELNSWIYDNVNNGVYKAGFATSQQAYDDAVENVFTALARLEQILGQHRYLTGNRLTEADIRLWTTLVRFDPVYVTHFKCDKHRISDYLNLYGFLRDINQMPGIAETVNFDHIRNHYFRSHKTINPTGIISIGPWQDLNEPHGREGRFAE
- a CDS encoding DUF883 family protein, giving the protein MSKENTSEHLRAELKSLADTLEEVLNSSGDKSKEELSKIRSKAERALKESRYRLGETGDAIAKQTREAAARADDYVRENPWTGVGIGAAVGVVLGVLLSRR
- a CDS encoding DoxX family membrane protein, which translates into the protein MKKLEDVGVLVARILMPILFITAGWGKITGYAGTQQYMEAMGVPGFLLPLTILLEFGGGLAILFGFLTRTTALFTAGFTLLTAFIFHSNFAEGVNSLMFMKNLTIAGGFLLLGITGPGAFSIDRVLNKKW
- a CDS encoding DUF805 domain-containing protein, which produces MDWYINVLRNYVGFGGRARRKEFWMFILVNIIFAFVLGVLDKMFGWQRAGGEGVLTTIYAILVFLPSWAVQFRRLHDTDRTAWWLLLLVIPVIGWLVIIIFSCQDGTPGENRFGPDPKQNEMR
- a CDS encoding serine dehydratase subunit alpha family protein, which codes for MSETIKNPLWSRFIRAVKEEVKPALGCTEPVSLALAAAVAASELNGAVERIDAWVSPNLMKNGLGVTVPGTGMVGLPIAAALGALGGDPSAGLEVLKDASAQAIDDAKAMLKAGKVSVMLQQPCDDILFSRAKVYSQDSWACVTIVGGHTHIVRIETHTGVKFSQQANANSEAQESPLAVLSETSLEEILAFVNTVPFDAIRFILDAARLNGALSQEGLRGNWGLHIGATMEKQCARGLLANDLSTAILIRTSAASDARMGGATLPAMSNSGSGNQGITATVPVMVVAEHFGADDEKLARALMLSHLSAIYIHHQLPRLSALCAATTAAMGAAAGMAWLVDEGRYSTISMAISSMIGDVSGMICDGASNSCAMKVSTSASAAWKAVLMALDDTAVTGNEGIVAHNVEQSIANLCALACHSMQQTDKQIIEIMARKAH
- a CDS encoding pirin family protein encodes the protein MITTRTAKQCGQADYGWLQARYTFSFGHYFDPKLLGYASLRVLNQEVLAPGASFQPRTWPKVDVLNLILEGVAEYRDSEGNHVQAQAGEALLLAAQPGISYSEHNVSKDKPLTRMQLWLDACPERENALVQKMKLTKAKQQLIASPDGENGSLQLRQQAWVHQIELNQGESLSFQLHGPRAYLQSIHGTFHAVTHDEAREALTCGDGAFIRDEDNITLVADTPLRALLIDLPV
- a CDS encoding LysR family transcriptional regulator, producing MAKERALTLEALRVMDAIDRRGSFAAAADELGRVPSALSYTMQKLEEELDVVLFDRSGHRTKFTNVGRMLLERGRVLLEAADKLTTDAEALARGWETHLTIVTEALVPTPAFFPLIDKLALKANTQLSVITEVLAGAWERLEQGRADIVVAPDMHFRSSSEINSRKLYTLMNVYVAAPDHPIHQEPEPLSEVTRVKYRGVAVADTARERPVLTVQLLDKQARLTVSTIEDKRQALLAGLGVATMPYPLVEQDIAEGRLRVVSPESTSEIDIIMAWRRDSMGEAKAWCLREIPKLFARK
- a CDS encoding DUF1090 family protein, translated to MKYRIAFAISLFALSAGSYANTLCQEKEQDIQREISYAEKHNNQNRINGLKKALSEVRANCTDSKLRADHQEKIAEQKEEIAERQRDLAEAKQKGDADKIAKRERKLAEARAELKELEARDY